The Arvicola amphibius chromosome 4, mArvAmp1.2, whole genome shotgun sequence genome includes the window ACAAGGAGTCGGCACCAAGCCCACAGTGGTGAGAGGGAGGCCGGGAGGCAGTGTTGGCATGGGTCAGAACAGGGCGTGGTGGGGTACCCTGCGAACCTTAGTAGAAATAACCCAGGAGGCGGTGTCAGGAGAGGGGCATGAAACTGGACTTCAGAATACTCTATGAGCTGGAAGACCATAACCCGCGACCACCCAGCAGGAGCACTGAAGACCTGGGAGAGTCCAAAGGAACCAGACAAGGTGCGGCAGCCCCCAAGGCTGTCCTGTTGAGTCCCTAGCGGTGGCTTCAGCCTCTTTTTGCAGTTACTGCTCTTAGCACTTGGGTAGTTTCTTCTGGCTCAAGGAATTCtataattatactttattttctttgtttttttaactatATCTTTTAATTGCAGAAGTGATCGCATACTTATTGTAACAAGCCAAACAATACAGAGATGTGAGTAAGAACCCTCAGACCAGTCCTTCTGAATCACCTACCCCTACCATGTACACACCATGCATGTATATAAgggcttgcacacacacacaggtttgagTTTGGTTTTGTATTGTACAAAACCGGGAGACTACCCTATTACTCATTTTTTCCACATAAGAAGTCATGAGTATGTATTGTATTCACTTATTAATTGCCACTTAATGATACTTAGTTTGGTTACTCCTTTTTTTATCTAAATGTTCTCAAGATCATGTTCTATTatgtctttcctttttgcttaatTTTCAATCGGTTCCCATGCCATTAAAGGCTCTTTGTAATCATAATTCCATTGGCTGCATCATATCCCAGAATATGAGGGAAATCATCATTTACCAATTTGCTTTCTGCCAGTGGGGGCTTTAAAAATCATAGTACAATGAGCATTGCACAGCATCCAGCTGTGTCTTCATCGCTGGCTATTCTTTCTCTTAAGGATGTGAATACTTTTAGAGCCATTGTCCAGGCTACCAAATTGCTTTTTCCAGAAAAGCCAGCAGTCTGTCCCCACCAGCCATAACCATTAAaggctcccttttcttttcctgctaACGCTTAGACAGGAGTGGCACACTGCCACTCAGCTTGCATTTTAATGTTATTATGAGGTCGGTTTAATCATCTTTGTAATTCTTGTCATCAGAGCCAACCAAGCACATGCACCCCTCACTCCTGGTCTCTCATCaaccctttctccctcattcccAGCCCAGCCCTGAGCCCTCCTACTCCAGCATTGGCTCCAGAATGCCTCCCCCCATTTCTGCATCCCTTGGGTTAACTTACTAGCATCCCCCATATCTCTACAGCCCTGCACTAGCTGagctctcctggcttctgtgccCAGGGGGCTTCCCTTGTTCCATACCAGAGAATAGAGCAAGCAAGTCTGAGCCTAGAATTTTGTTGAGAGCTGCCATTGGGCTGGGATTAGTGTTGACGGACAGCAGATGCCAAAGGGGCCTCGTTGCTCTAACCTCGGTCCAGGCAGAGGAGCCGGGCCTCCTGTGCCCTACCTGCTGGTCTTCCCACAACCtctctcatcttttcctcttccattttcctcctctcctcattATTCTAGCCCAGGCTTTAATTTTCACAAATGATACAATTTGGGTGCTTGGAATTTCTGCAGGAGAATGCCTGTGATCCTGCGAGCCCTGGGGCCTGTTTGCCATGGTTGGAGAAGAGGGACCCTGGACGCTCTGCAGGCCCCGTCTGACTGTGGTAATAGGCAGGGCTAGTGGGCTACGGCCTAGAGCCAGTCCTTCGTCATGAGACTTCGCAGAAATCCCGCTGGAGCGTTCTCTGCTCTtgccctgtcttctttctttcataatgATGAATGGCTGAAAAGAAAACTATCTAATCTCCAAGCTGCtggcttttctccccttctctttcttcaaggagaggaagaagaacacGGTCACATAAAACAGAGTCCTTCATCGCCCGCTCCTCAGGAGACGCGCATTCCCTTTTCATCCTGGGGCCTGTTTCTGATCTGCGATGGCCTCGCATTGAAAGTTCCAGGCTGGCCCTCTCTAATCGGCTGCGACAGACGCTGCAGTTGCGTGGGCTGCCCATTGAAATTGAATTGATTACCCGGCCCCTCTGCCATTTTGTTCTGCGCACGATTGCTTAATAGCTGTCACCTTGGCTTTCAGTCCCAGCCGGCTTGGGGCTGACTGGTTCCCATTACTCAGGATGGCCAGTGCTGCAAGTTCACCACCCTTTACAGGATGCCTCTGATTGATTCCGTATGCCTTGGAGACCTGGGAGAGATTTGCATAGgggttgctgggggtggggggggatcgAAACCTCTGGGCCACAGAGGCTGCCAGGTTTTTGCTGTGGGGCTCACCATATTTGAATCATTACCTGAATGAGTCTGGCCTCTGCTGACATAACTGCTAATGAATTTGTAAATTTTGCAAAACTAGAAAACTTAGCCTGTTCGAACCTTGGCTGTCACCACCTGcccaccccctccctccaccatTGGGGACGGCAAAGCAGACACTGTGCTTTTCTGGCCTGAGCTCTGTGCAGGTCTCTGAAAGGAtggtctctccctccctgccgCCCCTGCCCCAGCAGGCAGGAGAGCCTGACTTGGAGGGAGCCGTCTTTCAAGTAAAATCCTTTGCACTGGGAACTGCTTCAATTAGACAGCAGGCAGAATGTTAACGTGCCCTCCGGCCTTTTAAGtgggttttaattttatgttgtaaGATAAGGCACTGCAAGGCCAGGCTGTTTCTCTTCTTGCAGGCTCCATTAGAGGGGCCAGCAGAGGCCTCTTGACCCCCGAGGCCCTGCCAAAGCTAAAAATCGCTTTGGTTTTTTAACAATTTGTCAGTCTGGCCCAGCTTCTCTTTTGTGATTCCAGGACCTGCTGTCCCTGAGGGTAGCCGGTGGCTGATCTTCCAGGCTGAGAGACCTCTAGCCCTTGGCTGGAGGGGAACCCAGGGGGCCACCCAATCATGGCCCCTGTAGCTGAGTGATAATCAGCTATTTTTCCTTCCCAAGCAGGGCGCAGTAGAAGCAGGCAGTGTCATGTGGCAGACTTCTGGGCCGATGATGTATGACCTGCTGGCGCTACTGAATGGTGCCCTTTGTTCTACAAGATCCCATGTGCCCCCTTTTTATTGAGTTGTTGATTCAGAGGGGCAGGAAAAGTTCCACAAATCCCACTGCAGGCCCTGCTCTTGCTATGCCCAGGTGGGGCAGCCAGGGAAACTCAGGCTTCCCAGAAAGTCAGGACTCTGTGGGCTGCCTCAAGGTCGAATACCTATTTGGGAACAACTTTCTCTGAGCTAAATAGGAGAGAACCTAGGAACATACTCCCAGCCCTCTGAGTTCCAGGTGGAGTGTCCTGGACTGGGTACCATCTTTGGAAAGGAATGAGCAGGACACAGGAGTTAAGAGTCGCCTTCCCTGTTCCTGAGCTAAATCAAGGTTTTCTCTGTGACTAAGTCCTGGTGGGCACCAACAGATATAGGAGTAGGAAGCTGCCAGCCAGAGGGAACTTGTACAGACCCAAGGAATTTTAGTCCTGATGAAGAGGCTTTAAAAGCATCCCAAttcttgcctctttctcctgggTTTCAAGACCATCTTAAGTGGAGACCATGGAGATGGAGAAACACCTTAGGGGACGGACGAGGCATGAGGGTCGTGTGCAGGGGACTGGTCCATTCCCAGCAGCGCCTTCCTGGAACCACTTTTCCTCAGCTAACAGGGGAAGCCCAGGTTGGATTTCATCTGCCCCAATTGTCCAGCTTGAGGCCAGGGTCTCACTTCAGGCCCACTAGGGTGAAAGCGGCTGACAACTCACACAGCTGCTCCAGAAAGCCCAGACTCTGGCTCCAACCTGCTTTGTAGTTACATTCTGAAGTAACTGCACAAATGCCACTGAGGATTCTCTACTCTTGAGACTACTTCCCCCAGCTTGCAGGGTTGTGCTAACTGCTAAGGGATGAGATCCCTGCCGCCTGTCTGCTCTACCCTCCTTGGGTCTTTGTGAGCCCTGGAACAACCTAGGGAGTGACATAAGATAGAAGGAACTTGGAACTTACTTCACTCTGAGAGTTCATGCTACATACAAATGTTTAGATTAGAGGCACTGAGGGCCCCACCAGACActtgaagaaaaaaggagaggcaTACACCACCGCCAAGCAATGCCAAGACATTAATAAaggacacacacacttcacagtTGTAAGATGGCTTTTATGTctcaatatgcaaaataaaatgtcCATGCTATATACCAAAACACTTGGAAGTTTCATACCACCTGTCAGCTAATGTGTTTTCTAATAAAGCTTTATCTGTAGTGTGtgcatttataatatatatatatgttatatctaAACCATTCTTAGATAAcatcaaatgtaataaaaatttaaatagatgtCTTTCCAAATACTCCctccagcattcattttagaGTCAGTTTATTTGTAAAAAGCAAAGCTGAATTTGACATGTGGCCCGCATTAGtgagatatagatatatttatttatatatttatttatataatatataaatagctATTCAGCATGCAAAGAGTTTAGTGATTTCCAGGTTCTGATTCCGAGTTCACTCCAGCCACCCTGACACTCTGGTGACATTCGATGCTGATGGACTGAGTGCGTGCTCTCCTCGTTCCCCACTCTGGAAGAATCATCTGCACCTCTGAGCTGGACTGCTGAAGTGCTCGTCCTCAGTTATCCACTGCCTTCTGCCAGCTTCCTTGCTCTGGGGATGTGGACTGTCCTGGGTGCCGAATGGGTCCATCAGAGGTAGAGCATCAGTTTGTGATGTTGCCAGGTAAGGTGTGCTTGTCTGCCCATCACAGGCTGCAGATGGTATCTGACGGGCTGAGAGGCCACAtgctggggctgggggaggggctctgaCCTTCATGATGATGACAGAGATAAAATGGTGGCATCCCCTCTCCCCCTTGAAGGAAAAGCAAGCACCGTGATTCTTTCTGCAAGTCACACCTCAGACCCTGGAGCTTCAAGAATCCAAGCCCAGGTTGATGGATGGCCAGCTCCACCCTCACAGTACTCTAAGGCTCAGGTAGTCTCAGACAATCTCCAGAAGACAAAGGAGTGGGGTACTCCTGTTCCTAAGAGTGGCGGGTGGCTCCCCTTACAGGTGGAGGGCTGAGAGCCCTCAGCAAGCACAGATACCCCCAACCCCAGCCAAGAAAGGTCCTCTGTGTGCCAGAGACCTCGGCTGGCCCCTGAGTAAAATCAGAGTATATTTCAAAAACCTCTAGATAACTCATGAGCCCTCCACTTCCATCCCACCCAGGGCATGTCAAGAGATGCCAGGTAACAATGCACTTGGCTCCTGAAGTCTAAATTACTTCCTAaacagttgtattttttttcttgtcttggcCTTAGCTGCATGTCAGAAGACAGATGCTCtccagccacacacatacacgtaaaaatacaagcacacacacacacacacacacacacacacacacacacacacacacgcacgcacgcgcgcacgcgcgcacgcgcacaccccccccccccccacacacacacacctctggaaTATCTTCCCGTGTTTCTTGGCAGTGCCAGCCACCCACAGAGGTTAATTCTGGATTGACATGGTCCTGGGGCTGTCAAGGATACAGCAGTCACGTCATCCATCAGTCCAGTTCTCCACAGTCCCCACTCCTGAATGGTACTGTAAGGATGATTCTCGGGTCAGGGAGAAGCTCTGGGAGTAAAGGAACTCGTTGGCAGCGTTCAGGTGTGGGGAGGGTGGCTTCCTCTCGCACACTGTGGGGAGGCCACGCTCTCTAGGGAAGGAAGCGGAGGGCCCCCGCTCCCGGGCCTGAGACTGGGGCAGCTGATTATACACACTGAAGTGGGCGTTTCCTGGTGGCTGGGCGCTCTGGGCCGAGATGGTGGGCAGCCGTGGCATCATCGTGGTGGTGGCGAAGTGTGCGGGAAAGGGCTGGTAAGGCACAGTCTCCATGGTCTGCACGCTGTAGCTGGTGTACGGCGAGACCGACGTCCACATGTTACAGCTCAGTGGGGGCGGGGGCAAGTCGTCCACAGCAGACACCCCCGCAATCTCGGGCCCCGAACTCGAGTACATACAGGCCTCTCTGGGGGTCACCTCACTGCAATAGGAAGGGCTCAGCATCTGCTGGTCGTAGGGAGGGGGAGAACGGAAGTAGTGATCATCCCCCACCGAAGAGGGAGTTTCCAGATAGGATCGCTTGCAGGGTAAGTCCAGGTGGCGGGCACTGTCTGCTGGAAGACAAAGAAGTGCTCAGGAAGGGGTGTTCCCAGCGGCCCAGGGCCTGGTGCACCCGTCCACCCCCACATGCCAGGACAGCCTGCCCTTTTCTCTCAGCACCCGCCCTGGCCCCATGCTACCTGGTGCTCCCAGAACCGTTTGAATCAGCCGCAGCTTTTATAAGGGGGCAATGGCCAAGAAGTGGTCAGATTATGGACCCTCGTCAAAGGCCACGGGGGACATCACATCACCAGACGCTGAGGAACCCACTGCATCAGGCAACACAAAGCCTTGCCAGCCTGACTCTCGGGATGCTCAGAGGCCCTTCCACACACTTGGCCCAGGAGAGTGAAGGCAACTGCCAGGACGAAGCAGGCCCGGAGACCACATCTGTCAGAACTAGCCAGTAAATTAAGGCCATGATGTTACTGCGGAGAGCCTCGGGAAGGAGGCGGTGGGCCAAAAAGGCTTGTAGGCAAgcttttgctgttttgagatGAGACGAGCAGTTTAACCCTACTGTGTTCGAAAGGAAGGCATATCTGCGGTTGTCCTGCCAATCCCAACCCAACAGCCTCTACAGAGCAGCTGCACACGCGACAAGGGGAAAGACTGCCTGTTCAGGCTACTTTGTGACCCTCTGGAATGACGCCAGCAGCCACCACAAACCACATCGCTGCATCTTCCAGCACTGCCCTCTCACCCCCAACCTGGCCCCGACTGTGTGGGATCAACCCTCTGGAGGAACATGTCTGCCCCTCAGGGACCCAGGGGTAACTGAGGCCTGAGGGCTGGGGCAGCCCTCTCTCAACAAATTCAAGAACACTTCCCCGTGGCTGATCTTGGCTTCCCTCCTGCACTTTCTTCTCTAGGGATCCATGTTACAGAGCTGGGCAGCCGGGAGGAAGAGGGGTGGACCTCCTAGCCCCTCTGTAGACTGACtgattcctggctgcccagggaTACTTAGGCCTCTTTCCCCACCTCTTCCCGTGATTGGCAGGTGGCCCAGTTACTCTGGAAGGAGCAAAGGGGCAGACAGGTAGTACAGACTTGAAGGCCATCAGTATGTGCCACAGATAATCAGTTTGGTTGCTGACCTATGAAAGCAGCTATAGACCACATATGGGATAGATGAGCTCTAGCAAAGCTTTATTTATGGGTACTAAAATTTGACTACTATAGAGTAACATGAAAAGcccacctttttaaaataaagaggcaTCATCAGGTCTAATGACcattcctctgacctccaggggaCTGGATTATAATGGGACTTGCATCTAGGACACTTGGCACTCTGTCAGGCTCGTCTAGAGGAGTGGGCTGACAGAATGTTCTGGATTAAAGCAAAAGTCCCCAGACTTGCTCCCAACAGAATTTTGGAGACCTAAGAAGATCCCTTGGCAAGGTTAACAGTAGTCGCACTTGAATCTGTCTGTGGGAAACAGGGTAGGCAGCAAAGCCTGGGCATGCTGGTTTCCGGGTCAGTGTTAGAAAGAAGCCAAGGGCCCAGTCACTCATTTCACCTCCCAAGAAACCAGTGGGCATCCTGGAAGGCTCAGCGGAGAGCACCAGACCCAGCACTGTGGGTCCTCCCTGCTTTGCGGCTGAGACCACCAATCTAGCTTCCCACTTCCTTCTAGGCAGAGCCGAGCATGAGGAaccccatcccagcactcaggaggcagaggcaggcggatctctgtgagttcgaggccagcctggtctacaagagctagctccaggacaggctccaaagccacagggaaaccctagtcttgaaaaaaaaaaacacaaaaaccaaccaaacaaacaaacaaaaaagaactgtCTGAGGATTCCCAAGGTCACATAAAAGCGAGAACCAACAGGGCCTCGGGCAGTTCCCAGATCCCTACCTCTGCGCTTCAGGCAGTGGTAGAAGAGGCTGGAGTCCCTCTGTGTTGGGAAGGTGTTGAGGGGCAGGTCCTGGGGCTCTGCGGCAGCGAACTGCATGTGGGCCCCATTCTCAAACTGGTAGTGCTGCAGGGCCTGGTGTGCGCTGTGCAGGGGGCTGACATCAGGCTTAGCGGAGAGCTGGCTGGAGACGAGCCTCTGCCTCATGATGCTTTTGGAGATCACTGGATACTCCTTGCtggaggagcagggagagagtGAAGATGCTTTAGGGTTCCTGGGtcttcccatcccacccctgGCCAGGGCAGCCCCACCTCTGCAACCGGGCCACACGCAGGTCGCTGTCGTCACTGCCCCGGAATCCCTTGGCAAAAGGGTTGTTCTCAATTTTCAGCTGTGTGATCTGTCGGGAAAGGGCACACAGAGTGGCTAGGAGGGGAAAGGACAGGCCTGCTTAGTagccctcctcccccaactcaggCCTAACGAGAACCTAGGTATGGCCTGGAGAAGCTGAACCCCAGCCCTGAGCCAGCGTGCCGTCCAGGACCAACTGGGTCTTCCTTGACCTGGCTGCTCATAGGAGCTTGCCCTTctggtgctttcttctgaccCCTGCATGTGTCAACCTCCTAAACGATTCTGTGTGACTGAAAATCTGACTTGGCCACAC containing:
- the Tbx4 gene encoding T-box transcription factor TBX4 isoform X1 translates to MLQDKGLSESEEAFRAPGTALGEASTTNATNVPEPALAAPGLSGAALGSPPVQGADAAAAASEQTIENIKVGLHEKELWKKFHEAGTEMIITKAGRRMFPSYKVKVTGMNPKTKYILLIDIVPADDHRYKFCDNKWMVAGKAEPAMPGRLYVHPDSPATGAHWMRQLVSFQKLKLTNNHLDPFGHIILNSMHKYQPRLHIVKADENNAFGSKNTAFCTHVFPETSFISVTSYQNHKITQLKIENNPFAKGFRGSDDSDLRVARLQSKEYPVISKSIMRQRLVSSQLSAKPDVSPLHSAHQALQHYQFENGAHMQFAAAEPQDLPLNTFPTQRDSSLFYHCLKRRADSARHLDLPCKRSYLETPSSVGDDHYFRSPPPYDQQMLSPSYCSEVTPREACMYSSSGPEIAGVSAVDDLPPPPLSCNMWTSVSPYTSYSVQTMETVPYQPFPAHFATTTMMPRLPTISAQSAQPPGNAHFSVYNQLPQSQARERGPSASFPRERGLPTVCERKPPSPHLNAANEFLYSQSFSLTRESSLQYHSGVGTVENWTDG
- the Tbx4 gene encoding T-box transcription factor TBX4 isoform X2, whose amino-acid sequence is MLQDKGLSESEEAFRAPGTALGEASTTNATNVPEPALAAPGLSGAALGSPPVQGADAAAAASEQTIENIKVGLHEKELWKKFHEAGTEMIITKAGRRMFPSYKVKVTGMNPKTKYILLIDIVPADDHRYKFCDNKWMVAGKAEPAMPGRLYVHPDSPATGAHWMRQLVSFQKLKLTNNHLDPFGHIILNSMHKYQPRLHIVKADENNAFGSKNTAFCTHVFPETSFISVTSYQNHKITQLKIENNPFAKGFRGSDDSDLRVARLQSKEYPVISKSIMRQRLVSSQLSAKPDVSPLHSAHQALQHYQFENGAHMQFAAAEPQDLPLNTFPTQRDSSLFYHCLKRRDSARHLDLPCKRSYLETPSSVGDDHYFRSPPPYDQQMLSPSYCSEVTPREACMYSSSGPEIAGVSAVDDLPPPPLSCNMWTSVSPYTSYSVQTMETVPYQPFPAHFATTTMMPRLPTISAQSAQPPGNAHFSVYNQLPQSQARERGPSASFPRERGLPTVCERKPPSPHLNAANEFLYSQSFSLTRESSLQYHSGVGTVENWTDG